From the genome of Tachypleus tridentatus isolate NWPU-2018 chromosome 6, ASM421037v1, whole genome shotgun sequence:
TAGAATATGGGTATGGgattagcagtgtcatttgtcaaagaccCAGAATCAACAGACACAAAATGTTTAAGTTCCTCCATAACTACATCAGATTTTTAATCAGTGGTCAAATCAACAACATtaggtgatctggtgaaactacatccatatcgattgagttcaaagttgccaTTTTGCCTTGGTCGATCAGAGATGAGCccaatttccatttctttcttgGCTTCGATATGGATTTGTTCTGCCTCGAGACGTTCACTTTCTGTTTCCATATAGGctttttctttctctgtttcaATACAGGCTTGTTCAACCTCGAGacgtttatttttccttttccatTTCAATACGGGATTGTTCAAGctcattttattaactttttattgaATTCATAATGTCTTTATTGTTCAACTTTGATTGAATAGTAGATACACTAGAGCATTACCCCTAATGGttcctctctctgtgtgtgttttcttatagcaaatccacattggctgatctgctgtgtctactgaggagaatcgaacctaaattcagtgttgtaaatccgtagacttaccgctgtctcagtgGGTGACATTAATGCTTCCTTAGACAACAAATCATTATCAATTAGTATTTGAATAATATGTTTTCAGTCCATTTTCAAACGTGTAATTCTAAGATTTTGGCAATTccaaacaattcattttttgttatatttttccagTTGTTCGAGggagggtgattcaagaaaaGATTGATAATTATAATCAGACATGGTCAAATATTATTGgcattgataaatataaattaaatgacgttttgtattttaatttagaacgaATTTTGTATCTAATTCAGATCTCGGACACGAGCCCcaaccatttttaattttatatattataatttatatcatgCAAGCCtgcaatttattatgttacatacgttaGGTATTACGATTTTAACTAGCCTGACACTTTAATTTgcatttataagttaattaaatgtcgttacgtatcaaatttatgatgcttACCAATGGGAATGATATACACAGTTtcctttcttaacacaagtaaattttaatatacaaataataatacaataaattataatgctTATTATAAATAACGATTTATACACAAAAGTATTGTAAACTTATAAGTAATACCGAGTTGtctatttggtctggaactgaatagtTTATCGACAATTCACGGAGAGCGAACTTATTCCATGTTGATACGCCGGTACATTTCGCTTGATGGCTAGCTAGCTTGAAGTCCGCATAAGTTTTTCACCACCAACAACATCTAATATCCTCATAACACTAATAACGTCTGAAGTAATTCACCGAATTTGAACGTTTTGTGATGTTCAAAGTCTATAAGCGTTTccagtcaaatatctgtagttttacgttaataagcgtttatcacaattatagcttgtGAGAATTATACTGTAATGACTGCAGCAAgccaaaaatattaaactgtttctcaTGAGTTGCAGTAGCTACCTTCTATACGCATTAGGCGAGATTTTCAAAAATTCAGCAAGATAATACTGATAATAACTATTATTTTGCATACACATATCgttcattgttgattcttacgctcgagaatgtTCTACAAGTTTGGAGAACAGGCGAGCCTTTCACAGTATACATTTAACAAGATACATTACATGCTTTTCTAAATGCATattaatcacaaacaaacatagatggtaaaataaatatataacagtaaatcaatTACAAGCTGTCCCTTTTTCGACACTTAAAAAGGTTTTGATGAGACATCCTGACGTTTTggcaatacacaccaacaaaccatagcaagtaagaaactGACACTCGATAGTAAAATTAGCTTTAGCTATTATTCGGAACAGAACTATACTTTACAGAACGAACCATATTCTTCAATAAAAAATGTGGTAGTTCTTgcttctaaaacagtgttaatagcttcTTTTATAATAAAGCCATGTATTGTAGATTAATAATTTTTAGTCATCACTCGCATACACTCGGTAGAACCGTATCATGCATCAGTATTTATTCTAACTGCTTAAGTTAATACCACGTGACCCTAAGCGCACTTTAATTAAgagaatttcatttattttagcaAATCTCTGGTTAAAAGTTAGCAATGGATAATGAATAACCTTTCACTCACATAATTCTTTTAGAAACTGGTGTTAGAACCTTAGTCTAGTGTACTGTACTTGATCTGTATAATTGTAATACTTTAATGCAATACATTATTTGCTTTAACCATCTCTGTATAAATGTTCAATGAAAGCTTGTAACACTGAACTCTGAATGTGTTACGTGTATTGTTCGAAATGTGTTTTGAGACAATATTTCACAATTATTAACTCCATCAAATGTGGAGAGAAAGTGTTACAAACGAATAAGCTTTGTGACTAATTTACTATCGcatatttgtattaatatcaatgttttttcagataaatatatatttagtacatGTATCTTATGTTAAACGCCCATTACGATATTTCCTCGTATACGATAAATTTGTAGAACATTCTCgagaataagaatcaacaatatatgttttacgaaaacactagcgtatcgTCAGTACTGTTGGGCCagttaaaatttctaaaaattcaCCTAATGCTTATAAACCAATGCGATTCGCcaggattgttttgtttgttttttgaaatttcgcgcaaagctgcacgagagctatctgcactagccgtccctaatttagcagtgtaagactagagggaaggcagctagtcatcaccacccacaaccaataattgggctactcttttactaacaaatagtggattgaccgtcactgtataacgcccccacggcttaaaaggcgagtatgtttggtgtgacgaggattcgaaccctcgaccctcaaattacgagtcggacgccttaacccaactggccatgccgggcctgacgcGCCAGGAGACAGAATGTATtgctggtttgctacagttagtatactataaaactCGGAAGCTGTTACTGTGATAAACCGTTATTAATCGGGAATTTCAGATATTTgaacagaaacatttatagatttagaaTGTTACAAGCAATTTAACTTCATCGGATTACCATCGGCCGTTAATATATttatgaagacattatataaGAAAAACTGCAATAAACTTAAGAAGagtcaatattgtttgtaagcttgtaaaacatttgtatataaatcattatttgtaataactatatgcaataaccgttattataaattgtattattctttgtatattaaaatatatttgtattccgAAGGAAAATTGTATTTATCAATGTTGTTGGCAAGCATCATGAattttatgcatttatatatttatttagcttctaaatttaaattacggTTTAACTCagttcaggctatttgaaattataatatataacataataaattagatgttctttcgagataaattataatacgtaataagtTCATCATTGAATGTTTACCTTTCAACTAATgaaataaattcttgtttattaGTACCTCTGCACTTATTTAAGGCTGTtaataaaatagagaaacaaataagGAAAGCTCCAACAATACTAGTCCAGGACGGATACTGACCAAGAAATGATACTCCTAGAACGAAAGAGAGGACGATATTGATAGTCTTTACTGAGGACACTATTCCAGCTTCCTCCAATTTCAGTGACATAATGAGTAAAAACTCTCCACACGTTCCACAAAGACCAGAGACAACTAACAGAACGCTATCCTGTCCACAAGTTGGAATAGTGAATTTACTCCAAATGAAGAGATAAGGTAAGCCAAGAGCAACACATGAAAAGGAAACTATGCACACAACTACAGAAGTAGGAGTTTTTTGTGATTTTCGcattaatataatagtaattgCTCCAGCAAGACTCGAGGAAAGAGCCAACAGAATACCCTGGAGGTGACGTCCTGAACTAATGTGTGCTGTTGAAGTAACGTCAAACAAAAAAGATGGTCTAGATATAAGCACAACACCTGTTACAGTCATAAGAACTGTGAATACTTGAAACATTCCACATGGTTCTCTCAAAAATACACAGGCAATAACAGTTACTAACATCGGGTTGCTGGCCATTATAGTCGAAGTATCCGCCATTGGAATCAGTCGAAAGGAGCAGTAGCA
Proteins encoded in this window:
- the LOC143251734 gene encoding solute carrier family 35 member G1-like, which codes for MVNKSLKSRHVGHHEVFTEVSMNEDSLDISSIYEINSYKNNKRIFHKVPFLGVLCSLISGLCFTSRSFTAAFVTKMDPVEVLVIQNYIQLLPFVPVVIYNRSSFLGVKEERFIVYMRAVLGTITLGACYCSFRLIPMADTSTIMASNPMLVTVIACVFLREPCGMFQVFTVLMTVTGVVLISRPSFLFDVTSTAHISSGRHLQGILLALSSSLAGAITIILMRKSQKTPTSVVVCIVSFSCVALGLPYLFIWSKFTIPTCGQDSVLLVVSGLCGTCGEFLLIMSLKLEEAGIVSSVKTINIVLSFVLGVSFLGQYPSWTSIVGAFLICFSILLTALNKCRGTNKQEFISLVER